One part of the Vicia villosa cultivar HV-30 ecotype Madison, WI linkage group LG6, Vvil1.0, whole genome shotgun sequence genome encodes these proteins:
- the LOC131611455 gene encoding uncharacterized protein LOC131611455 isoform X1 translates to MLIHMSSPSLTGNSSSTRNHRSYLRNPPCPRSCYLSISVAKKQCRQAKLTYSGRLSATVCLQYEGDLAILRDTFSFGQFPIVLKEHSNLTWQPIISHTLITLSQTIYQTTAYSSHSTTDKISALPHSATLPHQNLQVDHRSRSHQKHPQPCQQSD, encoded by the exons ATGCTGATACATATGTCATCGCCGAGTTTAACCGGTAACTCATCATCTACGAGGAACCACCGAAGTTATCTCAGGAATCCTCCGTGTCCGAGATCATGCTATTTATCCATTAGTGTCGCCAAAAAG caGTGCAGACAGGCAAAACTCACATATTCAGGGAGGTTATCGGCAACAGTTTGTCTTCAATATGAGGGCGATCTTGCTATTTTACGAGACACTTTTAGTTTTGGCCAGTTTCCCATAGTGCTAAAG gaacattccaatttgacttggcagccaataatctcacacacattgataactttgagtcagacgatctatcaaacaacggcgtattcatctcattcaacaactgataaaatttctgcgcttcctcattcggcaactcttccccaccaaaatcttcaggttgatcataggtcacgttcacaccaaaagcatcctcaaccatgtcagcaatcagattaa
- the LOC131611455 gene encoding uncharacterized protein LOC131611455 isoform X3, giving the protein MLIHMSSPSLTGNSSSTRNHRSYLRNPPCPRSCYLSISVAKKQCRQAKLTYSGRLSATVCLQYEGDLAILRDTFSFGQFPIVLKPIISHTLITLSQTIYQTTAYSSHSTTDKISALPHSATLPHQNLQVDHRSRSHQKHPQPCQQSD; this is encoded by the exons ATGCTGATACATATGTCATCGCCGAGTTTAACCGGTAACTCATCATCTACGAGGAACCACCGAAGTTATCTCAGGAATCCTCCGTGTCCGAGATCATGCTATTTATCCATTAGTGTCGCCAAAAAG caGTGCAGACAGGCAAAACTCACATATTCAGGGAGGTTATCGGCAACAGTTTGTCTTCAATATGAGGGCGATCTTGCTATTTTACGAGACACTTTTAGTTTTGGCCAGTTTCCCATAGTGCTAAAG ccaataatctcacacacattgataactttgagtcagacgatctatcaaacaacggcgtattcatctcattcaacaactgataaaatttctgcgcttcctcattcggcaactcttccccaccaaaatcttcaggttgatcataggtcacgttcacaccaaaagcatcctcaaccatgtcagcaatcagattaa
- the LOC131611455 gene encoding uncharacterized protein LOC131611455 isoform X4, with product MLIHMSSPSLTGNSSSTRNHRSYLRNPPCPRSCYLSISVAKKCRQAKLTYSGRLSATVCLQYEGDLAILRDTFSFGQFPIVLKPIISHTLITLSQTIYQTTAYSSHSTTDKISALPHSATLPHQNLQVDHRSRSHQKHPQPCQQSD from the exons ATGCTGATACATATGTCATCGCCGAGTTTAACCGGTAACTCATCATCTACGAGGAACCACCGAAGTTATCTCAGGAATCCTCCGTGTCCGAGATCATGCTATTTATCCATTAGTGTCGCCAAAAAG TGCAGACAGGCAAAACTCACATATTCAGGGAGGTTATCGGCAACAGTTTGTCTTCAATATGAGGGCGATCTTGCTATTTTACGAGACACTTTTAGTTTTGGCCAGTTTCCCATAGTGCTAAAG ccaataatctcacacacattgataactttgagtcagacgatctatcaaacaacggcgtattcatctcattcaacaactgataaaatttctgcgcttcctcattcggcaactcttccccaccaaaatcttcaggttgatcataggtcacgttcacaccaaaagcatcctcaaccatgtcagcaatcagattaa
- the LOC131611455 gene encoding uncharacterized protein LOC131611455 isoform X2, translating to MLIHMSSPSLTGNSSSTRNHRSYLRNPPCPRSCYLSISVAKKCRQAKLTYSGRLSATVCLQYEGDLAILRDTFSFGQFPIVLKEHSNLTWQPIISHTLITLSQTIYQTTAYSSHSTTDKISALPHSATLPHQNLQVDHRSRSHQKHPQPCQQSD from the exons ATGCTGATACATATGTCATCGCCGAGTTTAACCGGTAACTCATCATCTACGAGGAACCACCGAAGTTATCTCAGGAATCCTCCGTGTCCGAGATCATGCTATTTATCCATTAGTGTCGCCAAAAAG TGCAGACAGGCAAAACTCACATATTCAGGGAGGTTATCGGCAACAGTTTGTCTTCAATATGAGGGCGATCTTGCTATTTTACGAGACACTTTTAGTTTTGGCCAGTTTCCCATAGTGCTAAAG gaacattccaatttgacttggcagccaataatctcacacacattgataactttgagtcagacgatctatcaaacaacggcgtattcatctcattcaacaactgataaaatttctgcgcttcctcattcggcaactcttccccaccaaaatcttcaggttgatcataggtcacgttcacaccaaaagcatcctcaaccatgtcagcaatcagattaa